A region of the Bradysia coprophila strain Holo2 unplaced genomic scaffold, BU_Bcop_v1 contig_232, whole genome shotgun sequence genome:
TCGCGTGCATAAAGTGATGCAATTATTACCCCTGGTGGTGAAACACATTGTATGCATCCATGTTGATCTTTCAACTCTAGAAATTTGCCTTTCGAACGATTCACTTTGCCTTCAATTTCCACTAACGTTCCGTGATGTCTTTCTCGTAATTCACCACAATTGACTGATTGAGGCGGCGGAGGTGGAGGACCTATAACAACAGTAAGAAAGTCAGTCAATGAGCGACGTTATCATCACACAATTAGCATGTCAGCGACAAGAAAGGCAAGAACCTACCATCAAAATTGATCATCGAGCTGCGAAGTGATTGAATCTCATTCAATAAAACTCCGACAGCGTCAGTTTGTGATGACAGTCCGCCCAGTCCACAGTTCCTATTGAAATTCGGTGGGGCTTGAGATGATGGCCCACCCAGTTCACAGTTCCTATTGAATCCATTACCGTCGAAATTCGGTGGACAGAAATTGTCACGACTAAATTCATTGCTATGAAAATTGTCTCGATTGAAATCATTGCCATAGAAATTATCGCGATTGAAATCATTGCCACGGTTAAAATTATTGCCACGATTGAAACCATTGCCACGGTCGCAATCATTGCCCCTGAGTTGTTCGTAAATGTTTGATGGGTAATTAGGTCCAGGATTACTAAACCCTAAATCGAATCAATCAGTAAATAAGGCTTGTTGTACCATTAATCACGCAAAACGTACGATTCAGTTTTCTCGGTGGACCGTCATTGAAGTTGGATCGATTCCGATTCATTGCAAAATGGATGCCGGCAAACAAATTCCTTTCTGATAGTCTACAGAATTGGTGGACGTTCTGTAACCGTAGAAGACCAATTAACATTATGTTTGTGGTTTTGTgagaatttcaatgaaattaacaATTTGTGATTATATCACGGGCATCACaggtaaataaatgaaattataaccTTTGAAATGATATGTTAGATGGACTGTCACTCggagacgattttttttttttattttgataatgtgtttttctggaatgacAGCTCGACTGTGTTCACGTTTATATATGGCTTATTCTACAGACTATTAATGTGCCTTCACACAGCGATGCGAAATTGacaaatgtgaaatttttcttttgtcctaatgtcaaagaacaaaagaaaattttctcatctgccacttgtgtgTGGGCACAGGTTAGAGCGAGAAGTCAGAAGAGTCAGAAGACCAGCTAATTAAAGCTTGCCTTCCTGGACTTGTCACTGCTTTTATTTTATACATTATTTTGACACATCCAACAaggaaagttgaaaaaaagtgGTCTCCACTACATTTCTCATAATAACAGAATGAGCGAAAAAGAGAGGAAAAAACACGTATTCAACTGGTCTTGATGGTggtatgtcaaaatttgtatgtaaaagtcctgttcatttaactgagctcgatggaGGCACACTCTTGTTGACAttcagaagaccagtttacaGCCTCAAATCGCGGAAAGTGTCAAATGATGGAGAAATTCATTTGTGTAAGTGTTTTACTGCTCCCGCAACTTCtttgttttcttcaaaacATTGTCTCGTCATAAAAGTGTATCATGGAAAAATGTAATGACAAGTCCATCCAGGAAAGTTGTAATTAACTGTGTAGGAGTCAAAATAGATTTGCAGAAAATACTAAAGATGTTTACATTAgccaggcccggactggccatatggtgaattcgggggattcccgatgggccttttcgatttttgtatgaaaatatttaatttgtgggccttttGCAATTAAGTTGCATGGAGCCCCCGATGGGATTTTTCGAGCCAGTGCGGTACTGACATTAGCTGAATCTGCGCTGAAAACGTTCTCAAAATGATAATGTAAAAGCAGGAGATAGATTAAGAGTCTATCTGATAACTAAAATTATTCTTTCACAGAACTAAATTCTGGAAACGATTAATTTCAAGAACTATATCGCATATTATGTAAACGTTGCTTTCCGCGcgtcatttgaaaaaaacCTCTGCAAAAAGTGAACGTTGAATGATTGACATTTGGCTTTgtgtcatcatcatcatcatcaaaacCGTCAAAACCTCTAAAAAACTCTCTTACGTCTCTTACTGAAACATACACGCCATCGACCGAACTCtataaaaatttttacaatttcagtAATTTATTGAACCAAAAGCGTTGTTTCCTATTAGACAAAGTCCCCAAAATGAAGATAAAATTGGTGGATCAAGTGGTCCGTAGCTTTAAGGTGGCAAAAGTATTTCGAGAGAACACGGACAAAATAAACGCTATCGACTTTTCTCCCAACGGTGAACATCTAATAAGCTGCAGTGAAGACGATCAAATTGTTATTTACGATTGCGAGAAAGGCACCCAAACAAGAACAGTCAATTCGAAAAAGTATGGCGTGGATCTAATTCATTTTACACACGGCAACAACACAGCGATTCACAGTTCAACGAAAGTCGATGACACCATTCGTTATTTGAGTCTACAtgacaacaaatatttacgaTACTTTCCGGGACACACAAAAAAGGTCATTTCGTTGTGCATCTCACCGGTTGAAGATACGTTTTTATCTGGATCATTAGACAAAACGTTGCGGCTATGGGATCTGAGGTCGCCAAATTGTCAAGGCGTCATGCATTTACCTGGCCGACCAGTAGCTGCATACGATCCGGATGGGCTGATTTTCGCGGCTGGTGTGAATTCAGAAAGTAAGTGCTGAACACATCAAATTGTACGATTTACGGTTATTTTATAGAGAAACACTTGTCCCATTGCAGGTATTAAATTGTACGATTTGAGGTCCTTCGACAAGGGACCATTTGTCACATTCAAATTAAATCCGGAAAAAGAATGCGACTGGACTGGACTTAAGTTCTCACGAGACGGGAAAACAATACTAATTAGTACGAACGGGTCAATTATACGTTTGGTTGATGCTTTCCATGGTACACCGCTTCAGACATTTACAGGCATGTGAACGAACGACAGGGAAAAATTCGAACAAACCGATCAATAATTCCACGAATATATTGCAGGTCACCTGAACAATAAGGGTATACCAATCGAATCGTCGTTCAGTCCGGATTCGCAGTTTATATTCTCGGGCAGTACCGATGGTCGCGTTCATGTCTGGAACGCTGATACCGGgtataaaatttgtgttctgAATGGCGATCATCCCGGTCCGGTTCAGTGCGTACAATTCAATCCAAAATACATGATGTTGTCTTCAGCTTGCACGAATATGGCATTCTGGTTACCGACTATTGACGATCCAGCGTTTATCTGAGAGGTCACTTGAATGACTTgatatgaacttttttttattaaaaatatttgcgagaaaatcgaaataattttggttTGCCGATCGTATAGCGTTCAACATTCACCGTTTTATGTGACTGCGACAAGCTCAGTAAATCACTTATGTTTTCTGACACATAAACATAACAACCCTCAATAGCTTCTAACTGTACACGCAATTGCTTCAAAATTTGTAGGCTTTTTAACGAATGAAATAcgagtgttaatgctaggagcagtgctatgacaTAAGCCAATCAAATGAAGGAGTATCACAGGTGATATTGACTTGATTTTCTATTCACGCTGAAAATTCTGGAAACTATGAAGGGTCTAACTAATGCAACGTTGAATAACCCCGTTTAACTAACGCAGCGTTAAACCATCATTCATGCGCTGAAAATTCAATATGGTCAATGTGAAATCAGGCCTCTCAcacctccttatttccttatttttatgaaaacctccttattcctccttattttgataaaaaatcctaattttccttatttttcgcaaattttactaagagaaaatcaaaaattaataaaaaaaaaattcgctgcgcggcaaacattgattttaaaattacttttattatttaacacaAAGAACTCTAATAGAAAAGTGAAGAGGTGGCACATTGTCATTCCAATATGATTGATTTGCTTGacttacaatattttttgtggtttcctTCTCGAGTATCACTTATAAGACAAAGGTTTTTaaaatggaatggaatgaCTCATTTATGCGCCTTTCAATTCTAAAAGACactgtttcacttttttttttaatttcttattttcggACTTATAGAAGCCAAGCCAAAGTAAATGGCATTCCCTCAAAAAGGggttgcaaaaatgttttttttcgatataattgaAGCAAGAGACACAAATGTTGGTTATGATCATCGGCTAATACCAATTAACCTTAGGAACttatattcgaaaatttcaatcgaaattgGAGGCTTGCAATTAAAGGGTTCTGCGAAACTTACCCATAACAAAAAAAGTGGACGATCGCATCATATGGAAATAAAACCCCATGACTGTTTGTTCTATTGCAAGCTAGTAGCATAGTGCCTACTGAATTTTCCATAACAATAAGTGACTCAAGTAAGCTTTCAGCAGGATTTCTTAGATAAAAATCCGCTGAACGTATTCTGCAAAGATCCCATCAGAAGGTGTCggacaaaatatatatttaaaaaaaatgttgtgcaCCACCGTGAAACAGTTCGAACCTAAAGCCTCTGATAATCAAATTGGTATGTGCAAATATTGATTGCAATCTTTAGTCTATAGACTACTAAACTTTCGAACAATACCATACACACCCTATGTGGTTCgataaatatcaattttcgttGCCCGAAGTCGAGTAAACTCGGTACACTTCAAAAAACATGAAGCACCGATTTTGTACTTTTCGAACAGACACTTACagtcaataccctctctagcaaacaaactgcTTTTGTTAGggtggtgaaagaatcaagtcgcttttggaatttacatttagattacagcgtagtcagtcaaaatgtagaatagtgtttgtagaatacaaagaaataaggtgtgaatttgacacaagAGCTGAGAATGTGTTTGTTGGAGAGAGTATTGTTACAGTTCATGacaaattcgttaaatttgtaaaatagcgaaaattttaacttgaaaaatttgtatttttctccttatttttccttaatttcaattaacaatttacttatttctccttatttttgagctgaaacctccttaattccttaataaggagtccGGAATTAGAGTGAGACGCCTGTGTGAAATGTCTAACTAACGCAGCGTCCATTAACTGACGCAGCGTTGATTGTTGAATCAAACCAACTCACAACATTTTCTACAATGGAAGcgctgaaatttatttttgctttcaatattttataaaattctgCGGGCCATTTATGGCGTGAATTGAGTGTCATGTTCGTCGTGTTGTTTGTATAAACCGTTCCGGattgtaaaatcaatttgaattaaGCGCATGTAATGCAGGCAAGTACGCAGGTAATGATAAAACGATGAATCTAAAAGAATAATTCATAGCGTTCTTGGCAGTCGTTATGGCTAGAGCACTAGAGCATCGAAGAGCTTGAATTAGTAACCCTTAACTCGCATTCGTAGAAGATCCAACAATTTCAGCATGAAATGTTTCTTATAACTTCTATTAACAATCGATAAAGTAACGGATGTTTCAATTGAAACACACATTTTCTTCCATCTTATCTGgtttaaaaaataatgtagaaTCTACGTCGTGTATACCCATACTAGAATGTATTCCACCTTTGACTagattcatctgttatcgtcaACGGTatagaaatagttattttcctaacgcatgctaaaaaaaacattttagcgaatgagaggtttccagcacgaTCGTAAATACTTAACTTGATTTTCAAGAGTCAAATATGTGTTCTACCCTCATTTGGGAAGTAGAACACACATTAGACTCTACGGAACGCATACTTAGTGAGTTATTAGTGAGTTGAATCTGctgtcatttatgaatgatccctcaAAGGAAGTATAAAAGATCGGGTGTCAAAGCAACGCAcctcaagcatgagtggtactctaaa
Encoded here:
- the LOC119076339 gene encoding WD repeat-containing protein 82, with protein sequence MKIKLVDQVVRSFKVAKVFRENTDKINAIDFSPNGEHLISCSEDDQIVIYDCEKGTQTRTVNSKKYGVDLIHFTHGNNTAIHSSTKVDDTIRYLSLHDNKYLRYFPGHTKKVISLCISPVEDTFLSGSLDKTLRLWDLRSPNCQGVMHLPGRPVAAYDPDGLIFAAGVNSESIKLYDLRSFDKGPFVTFKLNPEKECDWTGLKFSRDGKTILISTNGSIIRLVDAFHGTPLQTFTGHLNNKGIPIESSFSPDSQFIFSGSTDGRVHVWNADTGYKICVLNGDHPGPVQCVQFNPKYMMLSSACTNMAFWLPTIDDPAFI